The following proteins come from a genomic window of Phacochoerus africanus isolate WHEZ1 chromosome 9, ROS_Pafr_v1, whole genome shotgun sequence:
- the LOC125136192 gene encoding olfactory receptor 2W3-like, with protein sequence MTNQSCQEHFILLGFSDRPRLEQILFVFVLIFYLVTLVGNSVIILVSCLDPCLQTPMYFFLTNLSFLDLCFTTSSIPQLLFNLGSPDKTISYMGCAIQLFMFLELGGTECVLLAVMAYDRFTAICKPLHYSILMHPQLCWTLVSVAWGVGLLNSLVMSPVTMKLPRCGRCRVKHFLCEMPALIKISCVDTVAVESTVFILSVIIVLVPLLFILISYSNIALAVLRIKSAAGRRKAFNTCGSHLTVVSLFYGNIIYMYMQPGNNSSQDQGKFLTLFYNLVTPMLNPVIYTLRNRDVKGALKRLVSRK encoded by the coding sequence ATGACCAACCAGAGTTGCCAGGAACACTTCATCTTGTTGGGTTTCTCAGACAGACCCAGGTTAGAGcagattctttttgtctttgtcctcaTTTTCTACCTTGTGACTTTAGTGGGCAATAGTGTCATTATCTTGGTTTCCTGCCTGGACCCCTGCCTCCagacacccatgtacttcttcctcactAATTTATCCTTCCTGGATCTCTGCTTTACCACCAGTTCTATCCCCCAGCTGCTTTTCAACTTAGGCAGCCCAGACAAGACTATCAGTTACATGGGTTGTGCCATACAGCTCTTCATGTTCCTGGAACTGGGTGGTACAGAATGTGTTCTTTTGGCAGTCATGGCTTATGACCGCTTCACTGCAATCTGCAAGCCCCTCCACTATTCCATCCTCATGCACCCTCAGCTCTGCTGGACACTGGTGTCTGTGGCCTGGGGAGTTGGGCTTCTCAACTCTCTGGTTATGTCTCCAGTGACTATGAAGCTGCCACGATGTGGGAGATGCAGGGTGAAACACTTCCTATGTGAGATGCCTGCTCTGATAAAAATTTCCTGTGTGGATACAGTGGCTGTGGAGAgcactgttttcattttatcagtAATAATTGTCCTGGTGCCCCTGTTGTTTATTCTCATCTCTTACAGCAACATTGCCCTAGCTGTACTGAGGATCAAGTCAgctgcaggaagaaggaaggcttTCAACACATGTGGGTCCCATCTCACTGTAGTCTCCTTGTTTTATGGGAAtattatctatatgtatatgcaaCCAGGAAATAATTCTTCTCAGGACCAAGGGAAATTCCTTACCCTCTTCTACAACTTGGTGACCCCCATGTTGAACCCTGTCATCTACACACTGAGGAATAGGGATGTAAAGGGTGCACTGAAGAGGCTTGTGTCTAGAAAGTAA